Below is a genomic region from Chryseobacterium scophthalmum.
TGCCCCATTGCTGCTTTAATATCTTCGATACTTTCGATAGCCGCTTTTTCCCCTACTTCAGGATCTGCACCCGCTCCAAGACCTTCAGTAATGGTAACTCCCAACTGAACTTTATTTGAAACCGGATTGTTATCTAAAGTCTGTGCATCAGTATTACAAATCACGAAATCTACCCCGTGAATACCTTTTTCGTACATGTGTTTTAGAGCGTTGTTTCCACCGCCTCCAACACCAATAACTTTGATGATCGAAGAATTCCCTTTTGGCAGATCAAATGAAAATCCTTGTGTGCCTATATTTTCCATATTTAATTTTTTCTAAATTGATAATCGACTATGATAGTTGATGAGAAAATCGTTCATCGCTTATCATTCATCATTTATATTTTTATTCTACTTCTTCAAAGAATTTTTTCACTTTCTCCATCAGCGACTGTCCGAAGGTTGGTTTCGAAGATCTAGATGTTTGTACCGGAGCTTTAAATTCTTCTTCTATTTGCGGAGCTACCTGAGTTTCAGCATTAATATCAGTTTGCACTTCTTTTTGCTCAACTTTAGCATCAACCTCAATTTCAACCTCTTCTTCTACAACAACCGTTTTTTTGTCTCTGATTTTTAAACTTTCCATCAGCAAACCAATAGATGTTGCAAATTCCGGTCCTTTAAGATACTGGTTTTTATCGTTTGCAATGTATTCATTTGCAAAACCAATTCTGCTGTCGAAACCTGTTGTATAATTTGCCAACTGACGAAGATGTTTCAAGTTTGAACCACCACCCGTCAATACAATTCCTGCAATCAGTTTTTTCTTTTGTTCGAAAGCTCCGTAAGCTTTCAATTCTGTGTTAACCATTTCCAAGATTTCCTCCACTCTCGCATTGATAATCTGCGCTAAAGTTTTAAGAGAAATCTCTTTATCCGGTCTTCCGTGAAGCCCCGGAATGGTTACAAATGTGCTGTCTTTTTCCAATTCAGGAACAGCAGAACCGAACTTAACCTTTAATTGCTCGGCGTGCTTTTCAATAATTGAACAACCTTCTTTGATGTCTTCCGTGATAATTCCGCCTCCGTAAGGAATGACGCAAGTATGACGGATGATATTATCTTTAAAAATAGCAATATCTGTAGTACCACCACCGATGTCTACAATTGCTACTCCTGCTTCTTTTTCTTCTTTGGTAAGAACAGCTTCAGAAGATGCTAAAGGCTCTAAAGTAAGTGCCTCCATTTCCAAACCTGCTTCTCTTACGCATCTTGCGATGTTTCTGATGCTTCCCATTTGTCCTACAACAACGTGAAAATTCGCTTCCAGACGTTTTCCGTGCATTCCGACAGGCTCCTGAATTTCTCCTTCAGAATCAACCTTATATTCCTGCGGAAGTACGTGGATAATTTCTTCTCCTGGTAACATCACCAGTTTTTTTACCTGATCTTTTAACGCTTCAATATCATCGTCTGTAATGAATCTATCTGGATGCTCACGCATAATGTAATCTGAATGCTGCAGTGAACGAATGTGTTTTCCTGCAATACCTACAGTTACCTTATGAATAGGAACTCCTGCGCTTGACTGTGCTTCTGACACAGCTGCCTTAATGGAGTTAATGGTTTGTGAAATATTATTCACAATTCCTTTATGAACTCCCAGACTTTTTGCCTTCCCTACACCGAGAATTTCTATTTTCCCGTGTGCATTCCTCCTTCCGACAATGGCGACAATCTTGGTTGTCCCGATGTCAAGACCTACTGAATACTCTTGATTTTCCATTGTATATATCTCGATTTGATTTAATTACTTTTTTTATTAAATAGGATTACATCCTATCCTTTATTAAGTCGTCCCTTTGGGACTCTTTTTTTATTCTATTTTAATTTTTGCTTTGGGTTTTGCCGCCGTTTTCTTTTCTGGAGTTTTCTTTTTCTCCTTTGGTTTGACGACCGCTTTCGGCTTCGTATTTTCTTTCGGTTTTAAAGAAGTGGAGCTCGCTTTTTTTACTATCGCAACCGGAGCTTTTACCAAATCTTTATGACTTGCTTTTAAAATACTGTCATTTTCTTTAAAATAAGGATTCAGTGTTGTTACAATCTGATTTTGATACTTTACCGAAATCATCTTATACTTTTGCGGATCCTGAAACACCAGATATTTTTCTACAAAAGTCTTAAAACCTTTTACTTTTAATTCAATATTGTCTAAATCTCCTATTTCCACTCTATAAATTCCCTCACTAGTCAGAAGATTATAGCTGTCTTTATATTTTGAGATCCCGATGAAATATTTTTTACTGAAATCATCTTTGTCAATTTTATCAACTAATTCGGCAAGCTTTTCATATTCATCTTTTTTCACATCACCTGTCACCAACATACAAGGATGAGAATAGGTTTTAGAGATCGGAAATTCTATTCCTTTTTCGTCCACATAAAAATCCTTTCCTTTATAATTCAGCCTGAAAACCGGAACTCTTTGTTTGATGTCTAAATTCAGTTTTCCATTTAAATTTAAATATACATTCGCGCTGTCAACCGCAGGAAGCGCATTAATTTTCTTTTCAAGCTCAGGAATATTTAAATCTCCAACTTTTCTTGACGGATTTTCTTTATTAACAATCTCACGAATATCTTTTTCATCAATGAAATAAACCGGAGTTTTTTCATTCATTTTTACAGAAATTTTATTGTCCGTAATCTTCTGACCCCCAAATTTCTTCAACGAGAAACTCAGCAGGAACCCAAGAATGATCACTGTGATGGCAATTTTTAAAATTCTGTATTTGTTTTTCATACTTTTTTGTATTCATGTATTAATGTATTCATGAGCATTCATTAATACGTTAGTACATTATTACTTTTTACATTTTATTCATCCATTCGCAAATTGGATCATACAGTGTGTCTATATTTCCTGCACCGACTGTAAGTAGAATATCAAACTCTTTTTCTTTTATTTTGTTGAAAGCATCTGATAAATTCGACACTTCTTTTTTATTTAAAGTCACTTTTTCTAATAACCAATCTGAGGTAATTCCTTCAAAATTTTCCTGAAGCTCTCTTGCAGGATAAATATCAAGCAGAATCAATTCATTAGAATTATTTAAACTTTCCGCAAATCCATCAGCAAAATCTCGTGTTCTGCTGAATAAATGCGGCTGAAAAACCACCAATAATTTTTTATCCGGATAAAAGGTTTTAATTGAGCCAACCACAGCATTAATTTCCGTTGGATGGTGCGCATAATCGTCAATATAAATTTTACCACTCGGAT
It encodes:
- a CDS encoding cell division protein FtsQ/DivIB; protein product: MKNKYRILKIAITVIILGFLLSFSLKKFGGQKITDNKISVKMNEKTPVYFIDEKDIREIVNKENPSRKVGDLNIPELEKKINALPAVDSANVYLNLNGKLNLDIKQRVPVFRLNYKGKDFYVDEKGIEFPISKTYSHPCMLVTGDVKKDEYEKLAELVDKIDKDDFSKKYFIGISKYKDSYNLLTSEGIYRVEIGDLDNIELKVKGFKTFVEKYLVFQDPQKYKMISVKYQNQIVTTLNPYFKENDSILKASHKDLVKAPVAIVKKASSTSLKPKENTKPKAVVKPKEKKKTPEKKTAAKPKAKIKIE
- the ftsA gene encoding cell division protein FtsA — translated: MENQEYSVGLDIGTTKIVAIVGRRNAHGKIEILGVGKAKSLGVHKGIVNNISQTINSIKAAVSEAQSSAGVPIHKVTVGIAGKHIRSLQHSDYIMREHPDRFITDDDIEALKDQVKKLVMLPGEEIIHVLPQEYKVDSEGEIQEPVGMHGKRLEANFHVVVGQMGSIRNIARCVREAGLEMEALTLEPLASSEAVLTKEEKEAGVAIVDIGGGTTDIAIFKDNIIRHTCVIPYGGGIITEDIKEGCSIIEKHAEQLKVKFGSAVPELEKDSTFVTIPGLHGRPDKEISLKTLAQIINARVEEILEMVNTELKAYGAFEQKKKLIAGIVLTGGGSNLKHLRQLANYTTGFDSRIGFANEYIANDKNQYLKGPEFATSIGLLMESLKIRDKKTVVVEEEVEIEVDAKVEQKEVQTDINAETQVAPQIEEEFKAPVQTSRSSKPTFGQSLMEKVKKFFEEVE